In the genome of Devosia rhizoryzae, the window TCGTCTTCGCCGTCATAGGTGGCTTTGAAATCGATGGCGTTTTCGGTGATGCCCTCGAGCAGCCGCGTCGCCACCTCGGTCATGCGCGATTCGGTGTAGCGCATCGCGGCGGGGCTATCGCCGTCGATATTGCCGAAATTGCCTTGGCCATCGACCAGCGGATAACGCAGCGCGAAATCCTGGGCGAGACGCACCAGCGCGTCATAGATCGACTGGTCGCCGTGCGGGTGGAACTTGCCGATGACGTCGCCGACGATGCGGGCGCTCTTCTTGTAACCCTGGTTCGGATCGAGCCGCAGCAGGCGCATGGCGTGAAGTATGCGGCGGTGCACGGGCTTGAGCCCATCGCGGGCATCGGGCAGCGCGCGCTGGGTGATGGTCGAGAGCGCATAGCTCAGATACCGCTCTTCGAGCGCTTGCTTCAGATCAACAATGCGCTGATCGTCGGGCGGCTGAATGGTTTCGGCATCGGACATGGGCGGCTCCGCAAGGAGAACGAATCAGGAGCAAAGTATAGCGGCTGGGGAGCGGAACGCTCAGGTTTTGGGGGTTTTGCACGGGTTATGCGGTGGAGCGGAGAGATCGCACACCCCCTCCCTACCTGCGCTAAGCCTTGCGGCTAAGCTTCGGTACCCTCCCCTCTGAGGGGGAGGGTGGACGCAGTGGGCAGACATGCACTGGTGCTACCTTCCCCCTCAGAGGGGAAGGCAAGCAGAGCTTGGCGACGCAGGAGCCTAGCGGCGCTCGGAAGGGGGTGCCTCGTCTTTGGTCAGCAGATCGATCAGCGGCTCGCGCGTCGGCGGCTGTTCGATGCCCCTGGCGGACCAGAGGTGCATGTCGAGGAAATGGCCCGTGAGGCGAAAGGCGGCGCGGAGGTCGTCGGGGCTGGCATTGCCGCGGGCGGTGAGGAAGCTGGGGAGCGCCAGGAGGCGGTCGAGATAGGGTTGGGCCGCGGCGCGGGAGACGGCGCGGCCGGATCGGGGCGAGACGTGGGTGAGGTCCTCGGTAACGCCGGTCGAGGCGCAGCTTGAAAGATCGAGGCCGAAGCCAAGTTCGTCGAGCAGGGTCAACTCGAAGCGGGCAAGCGCGGCGCCGTCGGGATCGTGATCGAGCAAGGACAGCGCCATGCCGAGCAGCCGGTCGTGCGGATCGCGCTCGGGGAGCAGGCGCAGGTGCTCGCAGACGAGCTGGGCGAGGTAAAGGCGCTTGCGATCGGCGATCAGGGTGGCGGCGCGCGCCTGCAGCATTTCGACCATGAAGATGCCAAGGTGGTCTTCGAGGCGGGCGCGCCAGGTGAGCTGGACGGTATTGCCGGGCTGGAGCGTTGCGGCCAATTTTGGGGAGCGGCCGCCGCGCACGAGGCCGAGCGAGCGGCCGCGGCCGGCAACCATGGCCTCGGCGATGAGGCTGGTTTCGCCATGGCGGCGTACGCCGATCAGCAGGGCTTCACCGGTCCATTCCATGGCTTTGGGGCACGACCTCGTGGTTCGACAGGCTCACAATGAGGTCTACCAAAAAACCTCGTCATTCGAAGTAGACCTCATCCTGAGCCTGTCGAAGGACGAGGTCGTGGCATCACCCTTTTCCGTGCGGAAATTCGAGACCCATTTCTCGGTAGCGCTCCGGGTCTTCCGCCCACTTTTCGCGCACCTTGACGAAAAGGAAGAGGTGGATCGGCACCTCGTACATTTCCATCAGTTCCTTGCGGGCCTCTTGGCCGATAGCCTTGATGGTCTGGCCGCCGGCGCCGAGCACGATCTTCTTGTGGCTGTCGCGGGTGACGTAGACGACCTGGTCGATCTTGTAGGAGCCATCCTTCTGGATCTTGAAGCTCTCGGTTTCGACCGTGGCGTTGTAGGGGATTTCGTCGTGGACGCGCAGGAAGAGCTTTTCGCGCGTGATCTCGGCGGCGGTGATGGCCATGGTGAGATCGGTGAGGTGATCTTCCGGAAAGTGCCAGGGACCGGGTGGGATGTGCTTGACGCACCAGTCGATGAAATCCTG includes:
- the recO gene encoding DNA repair protein RecO, coding for MEWTGEALLIGVRRHGETSLIAEAMVAGRGRSLGLVRGGRSPKLAATLQPGNTVQLTWRARLEDHLGIFMVEMLQARAATLIADRKRLYLAQLVCEHLRLLPERDPHDRLLGMALSLLDHDPDGAALARFELTLLDELGFGLDLSSCASTGVTEDLTHVSPRSGRAVSRAAAQPYLDRLLALPSFLTARGNASPDDLRAAFRLTGHFLDMHLWSARGIEQPPTREPLIDLLTKDEAPPSERR